The genome window GATGGCGTGCTGGGCGCTGACCTGGGATTCCCGTCCGGTGGTTGCGTCGGGGCGGTCGGTGCGCTGGCGCAGCAGCGGGTGCCCGCGCAGGGTGACGCGCACCGCGTCGTCCCACGCCAGACCTTCGCCCCGCAGGCGCAGGCAGGCGTCGATCACCGGGTTGAGCACCACGCCGACCGGATAGGGCTTGTAGGTGTTGCCGCCGAATTCCCAGCGCTCGCCGAGGCCGTCGACGAGGGCGGCGAGGTCGGGCGGGTCGGCGAACACCCGGGCGAAGCCGCGCGTGCCGCTCAACGGTGCGGCGGGGCCGTCGAGGCCCGCCTGCGCCAGCAGCGCGGCGAGCAGGCCGCCGCGAGCGGCGTTGCCGACGCTGACGCTCTTCGCCATCGTCCCCAGGGTTTCCACCAGCCCGGCGGCCTGCGCGGCGGCGGCCGAGATCGCCGCGATCAGGCGGTGGCGGTCGAGCCCGAGCAGCGCGCCGACGCCGAGCGCCGCGCCGAACGGCCCGCAGGTGGAGGTGACGTGCCAGCCGCGCGCGTAGTGCGCCGGAGTGAGGGCGTTGCCGAGGCGGCATTCCACCTCCGCCCCGAGCACGAACGCGCGCAGGAGGGCGCGGCCGGAGACCGGCCGGGTTTCGGCGAGCGCGAACAGCGCGGGCGCGACCGGCGCGGTGGGGTGGACGATCGTCGGCGTGTGGGTGTCGTCGAAGTCGTGGACGTTGGCGGCGGCGGCGTTGAGGAACGCCGCGAGCGCCGCGTCGACCCGCTCGGCGCGGCCGACGAGACCCGCCGACGGCGGCCCGGAGAACGGCCGCAGCGCCGCGAGCAGGACGTCGATCTCCCCCGCACCCGCGAAGCCGGTGGCGAGGATGTTGACGATCGCCCGGCGCGCCTGATGCCGCACCGCCTCGGGGATCGCCTCCCACGGGGTGGTCTCGACGAACCCGGCGATCGCGGCTTCCACGGCTCCGGGAGTTTCGGGATCGATCGGCATGCGCCGCGCCTCCGGGTCAGGATTTCGCCGCCTTGCCCTTCACCTCCACCCCCGCCCATTCCTCGACCACGCGGATCACGCCGGTCAGGTCGGTTTCCGGGCCGAGGCGGTCGCGGGCGATGGCGAGGAGGGTGCGCACCGCGCCGCCGACGATCATCGGCACGCCGAGGCGGTCGCCCTCCTCGACGCACAGCCGCGCGTCCTTGGTCGAAAGGCCGATGCTGAAGCCGAAATCGAAGGTGCGCGGCAGCACGAACTTCGGGATCTTGTTCGCGGTGGCGCTGTTGCCGCCGGTTCCGGCGTTCAGCACCTCGATCATCCGGTCCGGGTCGAGCCCCGCCTTGACCCCCATCACCAGGGTCTCGGAGGCGATGGTGAGCGCGGCGGTGGACATCAGGTTGTTGATCAGCTTCATCGTCTGGCCCTGGCCCGGGCGCTCGCCGACGGTGAAGACCTTGCCGAGCGCCGCCAGCACCGGCGCGAGTTCGGCGATCGCCGCCGGGTCGCCCGCCGCCATCATCGCCAGCGTGCCCGCCTTCGCTCCGGCGACGCCGCCGCTGACCGGGCAATCCACCAGGGTCTTGCCCGCCTCGGCGAGCGCCTGCGCGATCTCGGTCTCGACCCGCGGCCCGGTGGTGGAGAGGTCCACCACTACCTGCACCCGCGCGCATCCGGCCAGGGCGACCGCCACCGCGCGCACCGCCTCGGGCGTTGGCAGCGACAGGAACACCACCTCCGACGCCGCGCCGAGGTCGGCGAGCGAGGCCGCCACGGCCGCGCCCTCGGACGCGAGACCCGCCGCGGCGTCGGCGCGCAAGTCGTGAACCGCGAGGGCGTGCCCCGCCGCCAGCAGTCGGCCGCACATCGGCACGCCCATGTTGCCGAGCCCGACGAACCCGTACGCGCGATCGTGCATCCGTTTCCCCCCGACGATGGGGGCGGCGCGACCGCCCCGGTTGATCCGACAATCATACAATATGGTTGCCCAAGCCGGATCGACAACGGACGAAATCGGACAGGCTAGACCGCGGCGCTCTCCTCCGCCGCGACGCGGGCGAAGAAGCCGCGGAATTCGGCGGTTACCCGCTCGGGGCATTCCTCGGCGAGGTAATGGCCGCCGGGCAGGGGGCCGCCCTCGACGCGCGCGGCGCGCCGCCGCCAGAGGGCGAGCGGGTCGAAGCACTTTCCGACGATGCCGTGTTCGCCCCACAGCGCGCGCACCGGCATCGGCAGCCGGAAGTCGCCGTCGGCGTCGTCGTGGGCGATGTCGAGGGTGGCGGCGGCGCGATAGTCCTCGCAACTGCCGCGAATCGCGTCCGGATCGGCGAAGCAGGCGAGGTATTCGGCGAGCGCGTCCTCCGCGAACGGCGTCATCCCCGCCGAGCCGGAACCGCACTTCTTGCGCCAGTAGGCTTCCGGGTCGGCGCCGATCATGCGTTCGGGGAAGGGCGCCTTCTGGATCAGGAAGAACCAGTGCCAGTAGGCGCGCGCGAACGCCTCGGTGGTGGCGCGGTACATCTCCCGTGTCGGCGCGATGTCGAGCGTGCAGAGCGCGCGCACCCGCGCCGGGCAATCGGCGGCGAGGCGGTGGGCGACCCGCGCGCCACGGTCGTGCGCGCCGACGAAGAACCGCTCCGCGCCGAAGTGCGTCATCACCGCCGCCATGTCGAGCGCCATCGCGCGCTTGGAGTAGCTGGCGTGATCGGGAACGCTCGCGGGCTTGGACGAGCGGCCGTAGCCGCGCAGGTCGGCGCAGACGACCAGGTGGTCGCGGGCGAGATCGGGGGCGACGCGGTGCCACATCGCCGAGGTTTGCGGGTAGCCGTGCAGCAGCAGCAGCGCCGGGCCGGAGCCGCCGACGCGGCAGAAGATCTCGACGCCGTCGCCGACGGCGACGCGATGTTCGGAAAAGCCGGGGAACATGGCGGACATGACGGGTCCCTTCGATCGGAATGCCTGTCTCTGAGAGATAGTCCCGTCCGGCGGGGATAATTATACGAAATTATTATAAAATGATTTCTGATTAATTCCCGGCGGCGCGCCCCCTACCTTGACCTCAGGTTCACGCAAGGGAGGCTCCGATGCCCCGCACCCTCTACCGCAAGCTGGTCGACAGCCACACCGTGCGCGCCCTCGGCGGCGACGAGGTGCTGCTCGGCGTCGACCTGCACGTCATGAACGAATACACCAGCCCGCAGGCGTTCGCCGGGCTGGCCGCGGCGGGCCGCGCGGTCGCCCGTCCGGGCGCGCATCTGGCGGTGGTCGACCACGTCAACGCCACCCGCCGCAAGGGCGCGGGCGACGCCGAGGGGGCGCTGCTGGTGAAGACGCTGGAGGCCAACTGCCGCGCCCACGGCATCGCGGTCTACGGCCTCGACGATCCGCGCCAGGGGATCGAGCACGTGGTGGTGCCGGAACAGGGATTGGCGCGGCCGGGCATGGTGATCGCCTGCGGCGACAGCCACACCACCACCTATGGCGCGTTCGGCGCGCTCGGCTTCGGCATCGGCACCTCCGAGGTCGCCCACGTGCTGGCGACGCAGACGCTCGTCTACACCCGTCTCGCGGATTTTCGCGTCGTCGTTTCCGGCGCGCTGCCGCCCGGGGTTTCCTCCAAGGACGTGGCGATCGCCGTGGTCGCGGCGGTGGGCGCGGGCGGCGCGAACGGATACGCGGTGGAGTTCGCGGGCGAGGCGATCGCCGCGCTCGATCTCGCCGGGCGGATGACGGTATGCAACATGGCGGTGGAGCTGGGCGCGCGCGCCGCGCTGATCGCGCCGGACGAGACGGTGTTCGCCGATCTGCGCGGGCGGCCGCAGGCCCCCGCCGATCTCGACGCGGCGATCGCCGCGTGGCGCGGCCTCGCCTCCGATCCCGATGCCGCGTTCGCCCGCGAGGTGCGGCTCGACGCGGCGGAGATCGCGCCCCTGGTGACCTGGGGCACCTCGCCCGATCAGGCCGTGCCGATCACCGGCCGGGTGCCGGACCCGGACGAGACTGCCGATCCGGTGCGCCGCGCCGCGCTCGTCCGGGCGCTCGACTACATGGGCCTCGCGCCCGGGCAGGCGCTCGCCGGGGTGGCGATCGACCGCGCCTTCATCGGGTCGTGCACCAACGGCCGCATCGAGGACCTGCGCGCCGCCGCGGCGGTGTTGCGCGGCCGCCGCGTCGCGTCCGGGGTGACGGCGGTGGTGGTGCCGGGCTCCAACCGGGTGCGCGCGGCGGCCGAGGCGGAGGGTCTCGACCGTGTGTTCCGCGACGCCGGGTTCGACTGGCGCCCCGCCTCGGGCTGCTCGATGTGCCTGGCGATGAACGACGACGTGGCGCGGCCGGGCGAGCGCCTCGCCTCGTCCACCAACCGCAACTTCGAAGGGCGTCAGGGGCGGGGCGCGCGCACCCACCTGATGAGTCCGGCGATGGTCGCCGCCGCGGCGGTCGCCGGGGTTCTCGCCGACGTCCGCGCCTTTCCGATCGGGGAGATCTGAGATGCAGCCGTTGATCCGGGTTCGCGGTGTCGCCGCGCCGCTGCCGCAGCCGAACGTCGACACCGACGTGATCATGCCCAAGCGTTTTCTCAAGACCGTCACCCGCGCCGGGCTCGCGGCCGGAGCGTTCGCCGACCTCCGCTTCGACGCCGTGGGGGAGGAACGGCCGGAGTTCGTGCTCAACCGCGCGCCCTGGCGCGGCGCGCCGATCCTGGTGGTGGGCGACAACTTCGGCTGCGGCAGTTCGCGCGAACATGCGGTCTGGGGGCTTCGCCAGCTCGGCGTGCGGGTGCTGCTCGGCACGTCGTTCGCCGGAATCTTCTTCGACAACTGCCGCCGCAACGGCGTGCTCGCGGTGCGGTTGCCGGGCGCGGCGCGCGACGCCCTGCTCGCGCGCGTCGCCGACCCCGCCCGCGCCGGTCTGGAAGTGGATCTCGAGGCCCGGGAGATCCGCGGCGAGGGCCTGCGCCTCGGGTTCGAAATCGAGGACGCGCGCCGCCGCGACCTTCTCGACGGCGCCGATCCGATCGCCGCGACGCTCGAAAATGCGGCGGCGATTCGCGCCTGGGAAGCGGAGGCCCGCGCCGCGCGGCCGTGGGTGGAGATCGACGTGCGGCGCTGAAAGGGACTCCCCAAGATCCGCGGAAGCGCGTATGGTCCGCCGCTGTTCGCGCGCCTTGGGGGAGGGGAAACATGGGCGTCCTCGCTGCGGTCT of uncultured Alphaproteobacteria bacterium contains these proteins:
- a CDS encoding conserved hypothetical protein (Evidence 4 : Homologs of previously reported genes of unknown function), which translates into the protein MPIDPETPGAVEAAIAGFVETTPWEAIPEAVRHQARRAIVNILATGFAGAGEIDVLLAALRPFSGPPSAGLVGRAERVDAALAAFLNAAAANVHDFDDTHTPTIVHPTAPVAPALFALAETRPVSGRALLRAFVLGAEVECRLGNALTPAHYARGWHVTSTCGPFGAALGVGALLGLDRHRLIAAISAAAAQAAGLVETLGTMAKSVSVGNAARGGLLAALLAQAGLDGPAAPLSGTRGFARVFADPPDLAALVDGLGERWEFGGNTYKPYPVGVVLNPVIDACLRLRGEGLAWDDAVRVTLRGHPLLRQRTDRPDATTGRESQVSAQHAIAVALKTGAADPAAFSDRAVAETLGRRPEVRFVDDPACDIAAVEMTVETRDGARRTVAIAAARGTPGNPLSDAEIADKLRAQARAAGFPGDVEALIAAAWTLDALPDAAAIPRLAAR
- a CDS encoding putative beta-hydroxyacid dehydrogenase (Evidence 3 : Function proposed based on presence of conserved amino acid motif, structural feature or limited homology) encodes the protein MHDRAYGFVGLGNMGVPMCGRLLAAGHALAVHDLRADAAAGLASEGAAVAASLADLGAASEVVFLSLPTPEAVRAVAVALAGCARVQVVVDLSTTGPRVETEIAQALAEAGKTLVDCPVSGGVAGAKAGTLAMMAAGDPAAIAELAPVLAALGKVFTVGERPGQGQTMKLINNLMSTAALTIASETLVMGVKAGLDPDRMIEVLNAGTGGNSATANKIPKFVLPRTFDFGFSIGLSTKDARLCVEEGDRLGVPMIVGGAVRTLLAIARDRLGPETDLTGVIRVVEEWAGVEVKGKAAKS
- the dehH gene encoding Haloacetate dehalogenase H-1, which gives rise to MSAMFPGFSEHRVAVGDGVEIFCRVGGSGPALLLLHGYPQTSAMWHRVAPDLARDHLVVCADLRGYGRSSKPASVPDHASYSKRAMALDMAAVMTHFGAERFFVGAHDRGARVAHRLAADCPARVRALCTLDIAPTREMYRATTEAFARAYWHWFFLIQKAPFPERMIGADPEAYWRKKCGSGSAGMTPFAEDALAEYLACFADPDAIRGSCEDYRAAATLDIAHDDADGDFRLPMPVRALWGEHGIVGKCFDPLALWRRRAARVEGGPLPGGHYLAEECPERVTAEFRGFFARVAAEESAAV
- the leuC gene encoding 3-isopropylmalate isomerase subunit, dehydratase component (Evidence 2a : Function of homologous gene experimentally demonstrated in an other organism; PubMedId : 2124684, 2993799, 374346, 8119295, 9298646, 9600841, 9740056; Product type e : enzyme), translated to MPRTLYRKLVDSHTVRALGGDEVLLGVDLHVMNEYTSPQAFAGLAAAGRAVARPGAHLAVVDHVNATRRKGAGDAEGALLVKTLEANCRAHGIAVYGLDDPRQGIEHVVVPEQGLARPGMVIACGDSHTTTYGAFGALGFGIGTSEVAHVLATQTLVYTRLADFRVVVSGALPPGVSSKDVAIAVVAAVGAGGANGYAVEFAGEAIAALDLAGRMTVCNMAVELGARAALIAPDETVFADLRGRPQAPADLDAAIAAWRGLASDPDAAFAREVRLDAAEIAPLVTWGTSPDQAVPITGRVPDPDETADPVRRAALVRALDYMGLAPGQALAGVAIDRAFIGSCTNGRIEDLRAAAAVLRGRRVASGVTAVVVPGSNRVRAAAEAEGLDRVFRDAGFDWRPASGCSMCLAMNDDVARPGERLASSTNRNFEGRQGRGARTHLMSPAMVAAAAVAGVLADVRAFPIGEI
- the leuD gene encoding 3-isopropylmalate isomerase subunit (Evidence 2a : Function of homologous gene experimentally demonstrated in an other organism; PubMedId : 2993799, 374346, 9600841; Product type e : enzyme) yields the protein MQPLIRVRGVAAPLPQPNVDTDVIMPKRFLKTVTRAGLAAGAFADLRFDAVGEERPEFVLNRAPWRGAPILVVGDNFGCGSSREHAVWGLRQLGVRVLLGTSFAGIFFDNCRRNGVLAVRLPGAARDALLARVADPARAGLEVDLEAREIRGEGLRLGFEIEDARRRDLLDGADPIAATLENAAAIRAWEAEARAARPWVEIDVRR